The DNA segment ACGACGGGTTCCACTACCGAGAGGACCTCGGGACACTTAGGACCCGTGTGAAACGGTTCGACCGCGAGTACGCCTGGGCAGAGAACCCTCCATCACGAACCCGGCGGTTCGTGAGCAACGTTCGGGTGGAGGAGACGTCGGACGATGAGGTTCGGGTGAAGAGCAACCTGTTGCTCTATCGGAATCAGGGCGACACGACGGACTCAGACTTGCTCGTCGGAGAGAGACACGATACACTCCGTCGTGTAGATGGGTCATTCAAGCTCGCTCAGCGGGAGGTACAACTCGACCAGACGATACTCGATACGCGAAACCTCTCGTTCTTCCTGTAGCTATGAGTGATAACTCTCTGACGACGACGGTGACTGTAACGCCGCTCACCCGTGTGGCTACTCAGGGAACAGCAGTCGTTGTACGCCGAGTAACCACTCCGAAAGGAGCCCGGTTAGAACTCGATGCATCGAGGGTCGACGAACGCATCCGTCTCGATGCAGTCACGTTAGAGTGTCTTGCCTGGCAGGATCGCTCGACATTTCTCTCGTTCCTCGACCAACAGGAACAGTCTCGGCCAGCCGACGAGCTTCTCGTCCAGCGAGAGCCTGGTGATAACCTGACTGAAGAACTCACACGAATAACGAACGAGTTCGGGCATGTCGAGATACAGGTGCCTGACACGGACACACCGACGTGGGTTGAACTGGTGGCACCAAAGCTCGGCTACACGACCCGATTGAATGCCGTGGCTCTCGAGAGTATCGCGTCTCAAGACCAGAGTACGTTCACAGAACTGCTCCGGCAACGATTGGAGGACCCAAAGACATGAAACTGGTGTCATATTTAGTTGCAGTAGTGGTAGAAAAGCGGTTGAACGCACCGAATACGGAGGGAAAAGAATG comes from the Haloarchaeobius salinus genome and includes:
- a CDS encoding aromatic-ring-hydroxylating dioxygenase subunit beta; translated protein: MSDRFELRLQCEEFLYREAEFLDDGRLHDWLELLTDDVEYRVPRRVTRERGSEESEFSDDGFHYREDLGTLRTRVKRFDREYAWAENPPSRTRRFVSNVRVEETSDDEVRVKSNLLLYRNQGDTTDSDLLVGERHDTLRRVDGSFKLAQREVQLDQTILDTRNLSFFL